A segment of the Daphnia pulex isolate KAP4 chromosome 10, ASM2113471v1 genome:
ATAAATATTCCCCTCGTACATGTAAATGTGTGTAGGCCCCTCATAGCTAGAAGAGCAGTGGGGCTGGTTAGACTGTTGTAATACTCCGTGACCCCGAAAGAAAAGTCCAGCTGCTCACGACGTATTGGAATTGCAGACGAGATAAGAATAAAAGAGCTAGCTAGTGTAACGAACCGGTCGGAGAAAATAACGACACCAACAAGATGGATTGGTCAGAAACTCACGAAAAACGCCCTTGACCCTTTTTCATATTCTcccccgttttatttttatttttattatttttattcgatttgatttcaataattttttattttacgtcaattattttctcttttctttttctttttaaatttattcccGCTGCGCGTGCGTTTctgtgatgttgttgttctggTTTCTATTATACGCGTCTGGTGCctgttgtgtgtatgtgtgtgtgtgtgtgcgcagagtcgctctctctcattcgctccgtgtgtgtgtgtgtgtaccgaTAAATGGAAGCTCACGACAGCTGAACAACAACGCCCCGACCCGGGCGTGTACGATCAACTCAATCAAACCCCCGTCTGActgccctttttttgttgttgttgttgctgttgccgttGTTGTGGTTCGGGGAGGTCGGCTCAGCGTTTGTGTTGATTGCCCTTTTATAGGATCTGGCAGGGTGGGGAGAGTTAACGGTGAGAgtacgagagagaaaaccatCAATTTAGAATTAAGTGTTACGTAGTTTccttttaaaacatttaaactaaaaaacaccAAATCCTCCAAAagctaaaaaaccaaaacaaaaccaaaaaaaccccaacgtaaaaattcgtgaaataaacaatcaaacaCGCACGAAATTAGACAGCAATTTGTCGACGCGGAACAATCTTTATCCGGATTGGTGGTGGCCGTGCCAGCACGGACCGACCGATCAGTGCCACTACTGCCGGCCGTCTTACGCCACCTTATGGAGCCACCATGCTCACCGGCAGCAGCAAAAGCACAGACACCACCAACACCAGTGTCACCAACACACGGCCGATTCCGATGTGATGGAGCAAGGGAAATCCGGTAACATGCACCAACAGGATCCACGTACTACTACACTTGAGTTTGTCCgtccatcttcttctctttttcataatttttttttttttgttcgttcgctcgttcgttcgttcgtccgATTCATCTCGTCACTGTTTcaatttccttctcttttAGATTTTAGATTTCGTTTTCACGATTTGGCGatgcgattttatttttctgaattgaaatttgaattgagttatttcttttccgtgggtttatttcatttggtttCATTTCCGTTCGGTCTGATTGGAGAATGTTGGCCGCAGATAGGACGCACTGATAGGCCGCCCCGACATTTTATTTGagtcatttaatttaattagcgtcgggggaaaacaaaagaaaaaaaaaaacatttcagcaCGAATCGATTTCAGttggttttttccttctacCTTAGTTTTATCTAGTCTCTTGTGAATTCATACgcaaatatttgaatgaattaaaaaaattgtacaacATTTATCGGTTGGCAATTCAGCTCAAGATGATCAAACATTGAAATGTCTGTGTGCAGCCAACAGTCCGCAAATTGGGACGCCGCAAATGAGCGGATCGCCCCGGAGGCGGATGGATCAACTCGAACAAAGCCAACagcagttgcagcagcagcagcagcagccggacgGAGGAGACGAGTCGTTTGTCGTCCACCGAGGCAAAACGGTCCCGACGCTTTACAATGTGGTGACGGGCGGAGAGGGAGCCACGCCCAGGGGCTCGCGGGTGGCCGCCATCAAGGAGCGGTTCAACATGGACACGAAAGCGGAAGAAAGAGGCGAAGATCGCTCCTCGTCATCATCCGGTCCGGCCGGCGTCCCCTCCAACTGGGAGGATCGCAAATCGGGCACCAGCTACGCCGGACGCCGCTCCCGACGCAATTCCATCACGGACGACTCGCATTTGACGATCGAGAACTTTGGCGGAAGTCAGGACAACTTGTCCATGTTCGGCCGCAATCCGGACAAGGAGCCGGCGACTGTGCAGCAGTCGGGTCGGCGGCCTTCGATCGACGCCTTCACCCCCGATTCGATCCCGCCAACCGCCGGAACGCCGTCCACGCCCGCCGGAGTCAATTATTGGAGGCGGAACAATGATCGCACCCGCTCGCAGgtataaaatttgtttttccgttttgttttattttgttctcctttttgtgtttctgtCCTGATATCTCGgtcaggaaaaacaaaacaaagtagaaaagtagaaaagtCTTTACCGCATCCGCCATCTGGATCAGTGGTTTTCCCGCCATTCTTGGGCTGTTGTGTAATTGTCGACGACACAGAGACACAAAACGGCGGCCGTTCGTTTTCTCTTGACGGGAAACGACAACGGCGGAaaatggccgtcgtcgtcgtcgtgtgtaAATCAAGACGAATGGGGTTGTTGTTCACATTGGGTTGTTGGCTCCTCGCAGGAAAACCTGTCGGACTACTTAATGGACAACCGTGACGTCGAGGAACAGCTGGACAGGCGCTCGCGGGCCAGCAGCCCTACttacagcagcatcagcagcacgGCCAAGAGCGGCAGCCACAATGGCAACAAGCAGTTTGTCATCATTGCGTCCAATCCGTCGGAGCCGGCCGATCTTTACGAGGACCCCAGAGTCAATTTGGCCAGGGCCACCAATTTCGCCGAACTTTCCAAACTGCGGGAGAGTCTCGGCTCCAACTCGGCCATCAACATCGTCTACATGCAGCAGGACAAGGATCCCATCCAAAGTGGTGAGCTCCTAACTGATTATCCACTGTCCAGTCACGCCATTCTAATCCATTTTGGTCCAATAATTTAGCTAAAGGCAGCGCGGTGGGATCGCCAGTGTCTCAGCACGGCCGTCGGATCAGCGAGAACCAGCGGAAGCTGGGCGGAGGGATCACGATCGCCGAGGCCATGTCGTCGACGTCGTGGGAGCCACAGACGCCGGTCGTCGACAAAATGGACGGTCGGCTGGAAGCGCTGATGCCCGACGACATGAACTCGACCACCGACCTCTACAGCATCCGCCTCAAGATGGAGGAGAAGCGCAAGCGGATCGAATCCGACAAGCGCCAGCAGGAGCTTTTGGCCAACCGCCAACGCGAAAAGGTCGGCAAGGCCGCCTTCCTCCAGGTAACCGATTCCGTTTAGCCTTCCATTGCTCTGTCCGCTCTCTCTCCCACCTTTTGCCTATTACTACTATTACTCACCAGCAGCTGGACATTCATAACTGGCCCATCACGTTTGTTACTTTAGATGAAATAGTTGAATGTGTTGCACAACACAAAGAGTCAATCAAGCCAAAGTATTTGCGGTAGTTGTTATTTTTCCCGGTAGCTTTTTcggttctttttgttgttgtttttttcaatgatcATTTaccaaacaaacatttttcaccGCTGCTCTGCACCTTGCtgcccctctctctctaacaCTGTGCTGGCATGTTGATCAGGCGGTGGCCAAAGGCAAAGGAAATGCAGACGGACGGGACGGCGGTCACGCCAGTCCTGTCGACTATTACTCCGCCATGGAGTCGCCCTCGCGTTCTCACCACCCCGCCATGCCGCCcccgcaacagcagcagcagcaacaccagcCCCATCAGCTCCCCACGCCGGATTACGAGATGCCGGATTACGATTTCCTTCAGcgtcaccagcagcaacaacaccatcaacaacaacagcaacaacaacagcatcacgGCATGCCTTACGATCCTTACCGCATGGGTCAtccgatccagcagcagcagtcgccgATGAACGGTGGAGGAGCTGGCGGGATGGATCCCAACCAGCCCGGCCAGTTTTATTTGCACGAACCGTCGCCAACGTCTCGTAGGACTTGGGGCCAACCACAGCCCATCAGTCCGGCACCTCCTCCGCCTTCTATGGTTTACCGGCCGGACGACATGCTCGGTTACGGTATaccaccacagcagcagcaacaacaacaacaacagcagcaacccaGACGGGCTCAATGGGGTACACCCCAACCGGTAGGTTCTGCCTCATTTCATTCAAGCTTTGccagcttttttgttttgtttttttcactaACGTTAATGCACGGCCTGTGCGtcaatttgtgtgtgtggccttaactcaaataaaacaaaacacgcaCGGCATGACCATGGTCccttttcccccttctttgTCCCTGTTGTCCGGATAGCCATAACAGCGAAAACCTTGATCCATGTCTGccattgttttatttgatcaaCAGGTCCGGGCCATGATGGGTCACCATGGTTACATGATGAATCCCAATACGGGCAATTACATGGATGCCCACGGGCCACCGCAGGGGGGTTACATGATGCAGACTCCGCCCCGTCACCCGATGGACAACCCGTACGATGCCCAGCAGCATTATTACGCCAATGGATCGCAGTTTAACCAGCCCGATCCGCAGGATCCTTATTATTACAGTCCGGCGCGGACGCAGCAGCCTCATcccatgcaacagcagcagccccagcAACAGCAACCGCCTCCTCAACCGCAttatcaacaacagcaacaaggtTACGGTGGTCCTCCGGCTGCTGGATCGCCTCACGGTTATCCGGCTCCGTCTCCTCAGCATAATTATCCGTCGGCGGCCGACCAGAGAGCGCCATTCCGGCTCCACGCCCCCAACGACCTGGCGGCCGAGCCCGTAGTTCTTCGTTCTCCAGCCAATCCCAAGCAGCAAGCGGAAATTCCGGAATTGCATCGAGGATCCGTccacaaccagcagcagccgccgaaAGTGCAGCAGCCGGAGCAGCGGCCGCAGTCGGCCACCATCACTAGACCCGTTCCGGCCACTAGAACCATCACCCCGATCCGCAGCAGTGTGCCCAGCAACGGCGGCGGCCAGTCTTCGTCGTCGACTTCCGCCGCCGGCTCGCCCATCGGCAGCGGAGGCGTTTTCCACGCGGCCATGCCCACGCCATCTATCGACGACATGGAGCCGCAAAATGTTTCCTTCATCGAGACGCCGTCGGCGACCGGCGCCGACGGTGTGGATGAAGCGGATCTTCAACTGCCCCGCCGCCTGCGCAATTTGAATATCACCTCCGGCAACCGGACGTACAGGATTCCGCACGAGGCCACCCAGTCTTCCCCGCCTCGTCCGGCTCTGTTGAAAACGTTCCGGGCCAGCCCgagtcccagcagcagcagtcccgTTTCGCCTTCGCCCAGCTCTGTCTATCTGGCCCCCCAGCCCAACTCTTCCGGCTCGGAATCGCCCGACGAAGCCGTCTTGGACGAAGGAGTCAAAACGGCTAAGCTCAAGGAGAACGTTGAGGCCGATCGGGGCTTCATCATCACCTTCGACGACGTGGCCACCGGCCCCAAGAGACCCAAACCTCAGCTGGGCGCCAAACGCCAACCGTCTCCCAAGAAACTGTCGACCTATTCCGCCCCGTCCGAGACGACGCCAGTGTCCAGCTCGCCGGCCTATAATCACAACAACAAGTCGGGAAGCAGCAGGGTAAGATTGTTGTTCCGCCGGATGCGACCTTGGCGGCTAggcattaaaaagaaattccgcTCGATCAGTTTCTCACGCCCGATGTgaattcgatttttatttttttgttttgttttttattgttttcaacAGGAAGGAAGTCCGAGACGATCGCTGTCGTCAATGGCCCGTGAAAACCGCGACGACTACTCGCCCTTCACGCCCGATTCGCGCGATTCCGGATTCGGTCAGAACAGCCAGGAGGAGCTGAAGCTGTTCAACATGGCGACGGCCATTCCGGGAACATTGCCCGGCAGTGACCGTACCCTACGCGACTACGACTCTCAAGACGATGAGAATCCCACCGGCCTGGTTATCGGCGACGAACTCGTCAATCCCGATCCCGTAaggattttaaaatcaaatcaataatcgtctgaaaaattatgattttgtGGCTTGTGCAGGACGCCATGGACGAGATGGAgcgcaaaaaggaaaagatccTAATGCAGTCGTTGAGGCGCAAGCAGCAACAAGAGGAGGCCCGCCAGCGCAAGGAGCAGGATGCGCTCCAGCGCAAGGAAGAGGAACGTTccaaggaggaggaaaagcAGCGCAAAAAGGAGGACGAAAAAGCCCGTCGGGCCATCATTTTCGAACAATACAAGATCAAAAAGGCCATGGAAGAAGCTGAAAAAGAGGTAAACACATTCcccgggaaatttgaattttagaacgtgattttttaatttccactTCTTGAATGGTACAGGGTCGTCCGTACGAGATGCCGGATCAGATGGGATCGAAATCCGGGCCGAAAATGCGgtccaaaaacaacaacagcacgcCATCCCGGCCCCGTCCCAAGACCATCCACGTGGAATCCGGACCGCCGGAATCTTACACTCCTCATTCTCGCGCCGTGTCCACCATGTCTGCCATGTCCAGTAAAGGCAAGCGTGGCTCCGGCAACAATCTAACAGGTTTGtccattttgattgattggtttaccaatttgaaattcactTCAACTTAACCCGTGTAATAAATTTTGTAGAAAACCGGAACGATTCTCGAGGAGATGGAGTCCGTGGATCTAATCCGACTCTCAGCCGACGTGGTTCCAATTCGAGTCTGCACGGTGGTGAGTcattggtttttgtttttctttcttgttcttgCTTCGATCCTGTTTTGTGTTCCACTTTTGATGTTCGTGTTTGATGTTTAACGTCAAGCACGGGAAACTTTGATGTCTTCTACTTTAATTCAATTACCCCCTTTTATTATAATGTTCATTTTCGTTTCGTATAtatttttggttgttgctgtttttttaaacgcCCCGCCCTTCGCTGTTGTATTCGCTTTACCTAGACTCTCAAACCCCTAATCGGTATCGGACGATGGAACGAGGACATTCGGGCCGCAAGGATCTATCGGTCCCGAGATACGGACGTAAGTTGTTCATTCCTTCAAAATTCCTAATATAGCTGCTACACACGTCAATTTCTCCCTTATCGGCCTGATTTCCATCTGCTCTCTGCTCGTGTGTGAATgacttgattttaaaatgaaatcacaTTTCGGTGAATGTGAGTCAGACAGTAGTCAGCCGACCGAATATTCCAATTACGTTTGCGACTTTATCATTTTTGCTAGAAATTCAATTGTGACTTACGActtgaattgtgtgtgtgtagcgcGTCTGTCGTTtgcttgtgttgttgttgtttcgattggctttgaatttgttttgatacGAATGTGTTTGGGCATGTGTGTGGACGCGCTGTAGAATCCGGAGGCAGCACCCGCAATTCTCGTGAGGACTTGTACGGCTCCCGCAATTATCGCGGCTCTAATTCGTCCCTCAATGACGGTAggtttccacctttttttttttattttttagtttttcgcaGCAACTTGTTCGTATTCTCTCGCTTTGCccgtttgaatttttgttgaatCACCCACAAacttttccaccttttttatgttcgaatttgaatttttggtttgatGTCTTGTCTTTGggttgtttatttatttatttttattttttatttgtttctttcaatgtGACAGCTGACTCGTACGAGGCGTATCATACACCGTTGGTGCATTCCGGGCGGAAGGGTAGTGGTTTCATGACAGGTATGACGACATTTTTCGACCATCACTCTCGACTCACTTTTTTGAATTACGGACGTGGAAAATCGATCAACTACTTAAATGAGACcaggaaaaaaactaaattttagaaaataattagaaCGAGAAGATTGCATTGCTGCTTCAgtcgctttttttaaaaactatttccGATTTCTAGATCTTTATaacttattcttcttcctcctttttctctgattggctttcttgtcatttttgtttttggctttCGTCTATTTTTCTATCATGAAAACGCTTCTCTTTTCGGTGGCTGGCTGGTGATTGTAGGCGGGCGACAGGCGGACGCGACGGTAATGGCGGCCACTGCGGCGGCGGCTTCGGCAAGGCCGGCCGTCCGCTCCAGCAACAACTTGATTTTACGTCGTAGCGGATCTCTTATGGATTTCAGCGGTgaggcttttttctttccaactaACAAAACGACAAATTCTTTCActgtcctctctctctctgcaatGTCCGTCTGTGTGTACATTTTGGCACTTGACGCTTCTCAATGGTTTTGGCTTTTCGATGGGCAAAGGGATTCGATTTGTTGACTTGTCCTGGTGGAGTGGAACGTTTCACGGAAGGAATTTCTAGAATCAATCAACTTTGTGGGTGTTGTATTTTGATGAAACGAATCTGTTTTTGTCTCTTCTCACCTTTTTCCCGCCTTGTGTGCCCTAATTCACCTGTCATTTCTTCACCTGGTCTGTTCCTTCCATCCTTCCTCGCCTTGTGTTGCTTCTAGATGGGGATGCAGGTGTGGGCGGAAGGGCCAATCCGCCGTCACGGAGAATCTCTCCGGCTGTCACGCCCACTTCCACCCCTTTCAGACGATTCCCGTCGCCATCTGGTACACGtttgctgatgttgttgtcgttgtccttcacacacacacacacacacaaacagacaaacgtcgttcattaaaaaaaacaaacaatcaatatggactcttatttttttattatttgttcgcTTTTTCGTTTGGGAAACACGGATTGATTTTCTAAGCACAACACGAACATttagttaatttttatttctttaccaTAAAAATATGATCAACTGTGAATTcgtttgtgtgtttctttcaACAGGTCCTGGATCCTTGCCACCCGGTTTAGTTAGTAAGCGTCGCGGTTTTGACGATGGCGCTAGTGATGTTAGCTCAAATCAAGATTATATCGGTAGGAATTTCTAATCAATGATTGAGGtgcaaatgttttttaaaaatcgacccatttgatttttgaattgccATTCAGGTCCTCGACTGTACAAGCAGCCAGCCGCTCGTTCCAACCGTTCCATCATTTTGAACGCGGTCGAGTACTGCGTCTTCCCCGGCGTCGTGAATCGGGAAGCCAAGCAGCGCGTACTGGAGGAGATCACCCGATCGGAGAGTAAaaactttttggttttgttccgGGACGGCGGACTGACCTTCCGCGCCCTCTACTCATTCAAtcccgaaaaagaagagatcaTCAAGATGTACGGCACCGGACCGAAATTGGTCAACGACACCATGTTCGAGAAATTCTTCAAGTAAGACTTGGCACcttcttttcatctttaattgatttaaatttttaacatttgtgtGCACACTTTGTTCCTTTCCTTCCAACAGATACAATTCCGGGGGCAAGTGTTTCTCACAAGTTCACACCAAACACTTGACTGTCACGATTGACGCGTTCACGATTCACGCCGGACTTTGGCAGGGAAAGAAGCAGAGCCTacccaacaaaaaagataTGACGTTGGTCATTTAAAAAGCGAACAAATTGGGGGAATTACATAAATTGGATTTCGAAAAGGAAACCGGTTAGAATTTCttccccctccaaaaaatttgGATGATCCGATATTATTCATCCGTGTTTCACTTCATGAGAGCTGTTCGGATTGGCCTTTAGTTTTGACACCGACttgaaatataaaacaaaaaattaagaaaaagggaagagggAATTGAAATAATCAGATGACCCAACATAATCAATCGgcgcatttttttgttgtttttttttttcatttccgtttgtttttacattgtgtgtttttttttcttccggctaACCCCTCTTTGACATTCCTATTGGCTAACGTGATAACCTTGCTGTATAGGGATCGCCAAAGTTGAATTACCGTCACGTTCGGGAATTAATTTGATGAGATTgaggaatttcttttcttttttggtatttttgcTCCATCCACTTTTAATTGgtccgcccccccccccttcatctTGACCACTTGAAGAGATTAACCCGCTTACCTGGcgacattcaaaaaataataataaaaaaaaagtcgatcgttttttctttccacatcaattgttagtttttttttgttcccctcCAATATTATTTCAGCGTCCTCCTCTACATAGTGTACTCcgtttttaagaaaaaaaagtaacccTCCATTCGCGCGCTCTCCTATAACCGCGACTGCTAACTGATGTGTCAATTGATCACTTATTTTGCCCTCACACAGCCCGCCCTCACATTTGATCCAGTGccgttttttcgtttctttcaagCAATTATTAAAAGGAGAGCCAAGGGCATTCCTCatccatttgtttgttttttctttctttgcgtACGTGTTGTGTAGCGGTGAAGCTgctcattgaaaaaaaagaagaggaattgAACAGCAGAaacaatacaaacaaaaaaatgcggCTGCAAAACAGAATGTTGGAAATTTAGTTTGACGATCGCGTTTGCTGTCACCTGTAAATAGCGTTGTGTAGTTGATAAGCGTTGGCCAGCAAACCAACCGTCAAACATTGTAACAGCTTGAgccatcaatttttttttttttatttctttatttgtacCCCTATTTTATTGTGTTGCctctactctttttttctcttcttcctcgatTATGTTCTTGTTTAATTCCTACCACTTCGTTTGTtccaacttttgtttcttttttttttgcccgttCCTTCCTCCCTTTTTGTAGTTCATCACGCgagttaatattttttttcctgtcttTCCTAACGAACTTACCCGCCTGCCCGTCACGGGCGTTATTCTCTATCCTCTACATTCATATGTGCAGCAGCTGCCAAGTTCAATACAATAACCAACATGAACCAgagtttgatttttcattttcattattcattaGGTTATTGTTGCAAATTATTGTCAgctgttatttgttttatcgAAATTTAACAAGGATAATAAAAATCAGCGTCTTTTCGACCTTATTCGATCAAAAGTTACCATAACTATTTAAAAACCTTAAGTACAGAAATCATCAATGGATTAGGGAAATGGGTCGAAttgtaacttttttgaaaaatgagctCTATTCCTACACTAATACAGATCAACTTTCTTACAAAAACCATCTTCGTCTGAGCTAGGTTTTTACGGCAATAATTCGCAATGAAGCTGGATGCACTCAATCCTTCAGCAGCAGTGATCTGCCGAATCGATCATAAATGTGAACGGATTCAAACCTGAATAGAatcaaagaatcaaaaatcaCAATCATTCAGTGATGTTTGATTCAGAATcaagaatcaaaaagaatttagaaTCAGACTCTAAATTTTTGATTCTACGTAATTCGTTTTACATGTGCTTGTGGTATTTATGCCATTGTCAAGCGAGTATAGCtatgttaaattttaaacGAACAGTTTCTCGTACAATCATTGTTTGCATTCCCAGTTTGCAACAAGTTCCTGAATATTTCGGATGTAATAGGCCTATACCGGCCTATACCTCCGAAGTATTGTAAGCTTTAATAGATTTGGAAAGTTACGTTGCTTCGCATGATCTCATCAATGATTGATTTACATCGCACTTATATATCCCTATTGCGTGTTGAGCTGGATCCATGCACCTAAAATTTCACCTGTTGCCTACAAATTGGGTACATTTTAAGAGATAGCAAATTaagtagccagtgtcgggtagCCATTGTCGAAGATAGCAGGTGTCGTTTTTGCtcatttacaaataaaaagttacTTTCACTTTGGTTACTCAACATGCAATGATACATTAGAAAGGATcgtaaaaatgtggaaaatgGAGAATAACTTTGTAGCAAATTATATCGTATCTTATTTTGTGGAATGCCTCAGAGAAAACTGCAATGTAAGCAAACATGAGAAATGGATGAA
Coding sequences within it:
- the LOC124206329 gene encoding patronin-like isoform X38 — encoded protein: MESRSSSSARMRTLTYMPVVEVQGYNAHNKLQAKQRASVQWLLSKSYSHQVPEDVKEPFYRDVEDQEYLKPSVVHALANAELYCLALAHIYADPNYSQLNHWGVIQALARKGVYVAEPSDVALTETTLIHTSPLRMSAHMAVMEGIMNLFVKEVVSAERVVAAIRRFADLDASQTPAPKEAEQALLLWITKACQSLKKRLTAEVDGHGEDVPNFPELRELGDLSDGMSLLGLLAFYAPDLVDWTRIATNEPFSMADCLYNLELVHKFCSESLPNNIFHLGLEDIVYMHSSVRQNVLAFLADLFYILEVRPAKCIRPPGLMRDRFPINEGKSNAIRRQGSLQERDRTKRQTVHEANSPQIGTPQMSGSPRRRMDQLEQSQQQLQQQQQQPDGGDESFVVHRGKTVPTLYNVVTGGEGATPRGSRVAAIKERFNMDTKAEERGEDRSSSSSGPAGVPSNWEDRKSGTSYAGRRSRRNSITDDSHLTIENFGGSQDNLSMFGRNPDKEPATVQQSGRRPSIDAFTPDSIPPTAGTPSTPAGVNYWRRNNDRTRSQENLSDYLMDNRDVEEQLDRRSRASSPTYSSISSTAKSGSHNGNKQFVIIASNPSEPADLYEDPRVNLARATNFAELSKLRESLGSNSAINIVYMQQDKDPIQSAKGSAVGSPVSQHGRRISENQRKLGGGITIAEAMSSTSWEPQTPVVDKMDGRLEALMPDDMNSTTDLYSIRLKMEEKRKRIESDKRQQELLANRQREKVGKAAFLQVRAMMGHHGYMMNPNTGNYMDAHGPPQGGYMMQTPPRHPMDNPYDAQQHYYANGSQFNQPDPQDPYYYSPARTQQPHPMQQQQPQQQQPPPQPHYQQQQQGYGGPPAAGSPHGYPAPSPQHNYPSAADQRAPFRLHAPNDLAAEPVVLRSPANPKQQAEIPELHRGSVHNQQQPPKVQQPEQRPQSATITRPVPATRTITPIRSSVPSNGGGQSSSSTSAAGSPIGSGGVFHAAMPTPSIDDMEPQNVSFIETPSATGADGVDEADLQLPRRLRNLNITSGNRTYRIPHEATQSSPPRPALLKTFRASPSPSSSSPVSPSPSSVYLAPQPNSSGSESPDEAVLDEGVKTAKLKENVEADRGFIITFDDVATGPKRPKPQLGAKRQPSPKKLSTYSAPSETTPVSSSPAYNHNNKSGSSREGSPRRSLSSMARENRDDYSPFTPDSRDSGFGQNSQEELKLFNMATAIPGTLPGSDRTLRDYDSQDDENPTGLVIGDELVNPDPDAMDEMERKKEKILMQSLRRKQQQEEARQRKEQDALQRKEEERSKEEEKQRKKEDEKARRAIIFEQYKIKKAMEEAEKEGRPYEMPDQMGSKSGPKMRSKNNNSTPSRPRPKTIHVESGPPESYTPHSRAVSTMSAMSSKGKRGSGNNLTENRNDSRGDGVRGSNPTLSRRGSNSSLHGDSQTPNRYRTMERGHSGRKDLSVPRYGQSGGSTRNSREDLYGSRNYRGSNSSLNDADSYEAYHTPLVHSGRKGSGFMTGGRQADATVMAATAAAASARPAVRSSNNLILRRSGSLMDFSDGDAGVGGRANPPSRRISPAVTPTSTPFRRFPSPSGPGSLPPGLVSKRRGFDDGASDVSSNQDYIGPRLYKQPAARSNRSIILNAVEYCVFPGVVNREAKQRVLEEITRSESKNFLVLFRDGGLTFRALYSFNPEKEEIIKMYGTGPKLVNDTMFEKFFKYNSGGKCFSQVHTKHLTVTIDAFTIHAGLWQGKKQSLPNKKDMTLVI
- the LOC124206329 gene encoding patronin-like isoform X47, coding for MESRSSSSARMRTLTYMPVVEVQGYNAHNKLQAKQRASVQWLLSKSYSHQVPEDVKEPFYRDVEDQEYLKPSVVHALANAELYCLALAHIYADPNYSQLNHWGVIQALARKGVYVAEPSDVALTETTLIHTSPLRMSAHMAVMEGIMNLFVKEVVSAERVVAAIRRFADLDASQTPAPKEAEQALLLWITKACQSLKKRLTAEVDGHGEDVPNFPELRELGDLSDGMSLLGLLAFYAPDLVDWTRIATNEPFSMADCLYNLELVHKFCSESLPNNIFHLGLEDIVYMHSSVRQNVLAFLADLFYILEVRPAKCIRPPGLMRDRFPINEGKSNAIRRQGSLQERDRTKRQTVHEANSPQIGTPQMSGSPRRRMDQLEQSQQQLQQQQQQPDGGDESFVVHRGKTVPTLYNVVTGGEGATPRGSRVAAIKERFNMDTKAEERGEDRSSSSSGPAGVPSNWEDRKSGTSYAGRRSRRNSITDDSHLTIENFGGSQDNLSMFGRNPDKEPATVQQSGRRPSIDAFTPDSIPPTAGTPSTPAGVNYWRRNNDRTRSQENLSDYLMDNRDVEEQLDRRSRASSPTYSSISSTAKSGSHNGNKQFVIIASNPSEPADLYEDPRVNLARATNFAELSKLRESLGSNSAINIVYMQQDKDPIQSAKGSAVGSPVSQHGRRISENQRKLGGGITIAEAMSSTSWEPQTPVVDKMDGRLEALMPDDMNSTTDLYSIRLKMEEKRKRIESDKRQQELLANRQREKVGKAAFLQVRAMMGHHGYMMNPNTGNYMDAHGPPQGGYMMQTPPRHPMDNPYDAQQHYYANGSQFNQPDPQDPYYYSPARTQQPHPMQQQQPQQQQPPPQPHYQQQQQGYGGPPAAGSPHGYPAPSPQHNYPSAADQRAPFRLHAPNDLAAEPVVLRSPANPKQQAEIPELHRGSVHNQQQPPKVQQPEQRPQSATITRPVPATRTITPIRSSVPSNGGGQSSSSTSAAGSPIGSGGVFHAAMPTPSIDDMEPQNVSFIETPSATGADGVDEADLQLPRRLRNLNITSGNRTYRIPHEATQSSPPRPALLKTFRASPSPSSSSPVSPSPSSVYLAPQPNSSGSESPDEAVLDEGVKTAKLKENVEADRGFIITFDDVATGPKRPKPQLGAKRQPSPKKLSTYSAPSETTPVSSSPAYNHNNKSGSSREGSPRRSLSSMARENRDDYSPFTPDSRDSGFGQNSQEELKLFNMATAIPGTLPGSDRTLRDYDSQDDENPTGLVIGDELVNPDPDAMDEMERKKEKILMQSLRRKQQQEEARQRKEQDALQRKEEERSKEEEKQRKKEDEKARRAIIFEQYKIKKAMEEAEKEGRPYEMPDQMGSKSGPKMRSKNNNSTPSRPRPKTIHVESGPPESYTPHSRAVSTMSAMSSKGKRGSGNNLTENRNDSRGDGVRGSNPTLSRRGSNSSLHGADSYEAYHTPLVHSGRKGSGFMTGPGSLPPGLVSKRRGFDDGASDVSSNQDYIGPRLYKQPAARSNRSIILNAVEYCVFPGVVNREAKQRVLEEITRSESKNFLVLFRDGGLTFRALYSFNPEKEEIIKMYGTGPKLVNDTMFEKFFKYNSGGKCFSQVHTKHLTVTIDAFTIHAGLWQGKKQSLPNKKDMTLVI